GGCCGGGATGGCGAGTCGGCCGGTCGTTCTGGACCTGGCATGTCACGTTCGCCGCCCAACCGGGCGTGCAAGCCCTCGTCGACGCCTATGCACCCTGCTTCGACGGCCTGGGCGGGCTCGACCCGGTTCCCGTCGAGTGGCTGCACTTGACCATGCAGGGTCTCGGGTTCACGGATGAGGTGGAGCACACCGACGTCGACGCCATCGTGCTCGCCGCGCGCCGTCGCTTCGCGGAGGTAGCACCGTTCGCCGTGACGGTCGGTCCGGCCGGACTCGATCCGGAGACGGTCCACCTGCCCGTGCGCCCGGCCGAGCCGCTGATCGAGACCCGCAGTGTTCTGCGCTCGGCGATCAACGACGTCTGGGATCACGTACCAGAACGCGCCGATGGCTGGCGACCTCACGTCACCCTCGCCTACTCCAACGTGAGCGGCCCCGCCGAACCGATCGCAGACCGTCTCGCCGCGCACGGTGCGCACATCGCGGAAGTCACCGTCTCGGCCCTGAGCCTCATCGAACTAAACCGTGATCACCGACAGTACGAATGGACCGACGTCGCGACCGTGGGTCTCACCGGATCACGCAGCGACATGGCCACTGAGTGACTGATGGGACTGAAAGACCCCGTCCGGTCCACTCTGGAGACTGACGCGACCTGCCGAGCTTGCCCGTTCGATGCTGCCGCTCTCGGTACTGTCCGATGACTTCCTACGTTCGCCAGCAGCGAGGGATGAAGGGCTGCTGATCCACTGGCCTTGTCGCTGGCCGCTTAGGGAGGGCAAGCGTCGGGCGACACGCCGTGTCACTCCGAACCGTCTGCCGGGCGTGTCGGTCAACATCCGATAACCTCACGACGTCTCGAACTGCAATGCCCCTGTACAAGCAGGGTGGCACCGGCCCTTCGGGGCCGGTGAGGATCGCAACCCCCACAGGTACACCCCCCCCTGCACGGGTACGGGTGGCACCGGCCCTTCGGGGCCGGTGAGGATCGCAACCACTCCTGGAAGGCGCGGCCGGCCTCTCGCTGGCCCGGTGGCACCGGCCCTTCGGGGCCGGTGAGGATCGCAACTCCTTTCGTCGTGCCCCGGCCGGTCCGGCCGGGGCGGTGGCACCGGCCCTTCGGGGCCGGTGAGGATCGCAACCGCTGCGACCACCAGCGCCGCCGGTGACGCTGGCCGGTGGCACCGGCCCTTCGGGGCCGGTGAGGATCGCAACCAGCGGCTGTGACCGATCACCCCACCGGTGACCACACGTGGCACCGGCCCTTCGGGGCCGGTGAGGATCGCAACCTGGAGCACTGCCGCCACGTGGCTGGCGTAGAACTCGGGGGTGGCACCGGCCCTTCGGGGCCGGTGAGGATCGCAACGAGATCCGCGCCGCCTCATCGAGGAGTAGGCCGACGGGTGGCACCGGCCCTTCGGGGCCGGTGAGGATCGCAACTCGAGGATGCGGGGGTTGTACTCCCCCGGGTAGGGGGTGGCACCGGCCCTTCGGGGCCGGTGAGGATCGCAACCCGACCTCGTGAAGGGCGGTGTCCCCGGAGTCCGTCAGTGGCACCGGCCCTTCGGGGCCGGTGAGGATCGCAACCATCGCGTCCGTGCAGTTGCCGGATCTCGGAGTGCGGGTGGCACCGGCCCTTCGGGGTCGGTGAGGATCGCAACACCTACTTCGACACCGCCACCGAACCCGTGCCCTGGGCCGATCAGAACAAGCCACGCTGTCGGCGTACGAGTCGCAATGCAGCGCCGCGCACGCCACCGAGTACACGACGACCATCGACATCCGTAAGCTCAGCGACGAGCCAGCGGTCGAGTCGGCGTCGGCACATCGAGATGATCGACTACACAGGGTGATGCATGTCAACCCGGCGGCGCCCTGATTTGCCGAGCTCAGCGCGCCCGGCGCTGTTAACGTGCGCTCGCACATCTGAGAATTCGGAGCGCGCCGCCATGAAGTACACCGTCTCGATCGAGATCGCTCTGCCGAGGGAGCGAGTGGTCCAGCTGCTGGCAGACCCGGCGCATCTGCCGGAGTGGCTGCGGGGCTTGGTGCTGCACGAGCCGCTCAGTGGCACACACGGGCAGGTCGGCACCACGTCGCGAGTCGTGATGCAGATGGGCAAGCAGAAGATGGAGTGCACCGAGACCATCACACGTCGGGAACCGGTGGACCTGCACGCGATACCGAGGGACATTGTTGTTCATTTCGACCGCGAGATCGTCGGCGAGGGCATGTGGAGCGCCGTGCGCGACCGGCTGACCGAGGCCGGTCCGCAGTCGACGCTCTGGCAGAGCGAGAACGAGTATCGGTTCAGCGGCTTGCTGATGCGGCTGGTCGGGCTCTTGATGCCCGGCGCCTTCCGCAAGCAGTCGCAACAGCACATGCAGGACTTCAAGGCATTCGCCGAGCAGGGACAAGATGTCCGCGACGCAGAGGGCTGATCAGCGGTCTTCGATAGGTGACTTCTTCTCAACCCTCTCCCCGAAGGACAGCCGGGTGGGTGGGGGCAGTCCCCGCTAAACCGATCGCCGACCGTCTTGCCGCGCACGAACGCGCCCATCGCGATTCGGGAGAGCGGGCCGTCGCAGGCTCAGAGCCACGGTTCCTGCCGCCCAACCGGGGCCATCGCGTCGGGGTGTGCAGCCGCGCCGCCCGGGTGGAGATCGACAGCTGGTAGCCCTCGGCCATTCGCACGCCGCCGACTTCGGCGACCGGTATCAGAGCGATCTCGTTGTGCTCGTGCGAGAGCACCGGGTCGGCCTCGGTGTCGTCGGGATGACAGCCGTAGGTCACGAACAGCACTGTCTTGCGGGCGAGCGCGATGTAGTAGGGCCAGGCATCCAGAATTGGACCCGTCGTGACGGGCCACGAGGATCACTCGACGATTTCCCGCGTCACGCCTTTCTCGGGTGTCTTACCGAGTTTGAGACGGCCGCCGGGCCGCTCCCACTCGTCGCGCTCGTTGCGCAGCAGGAGAACGGCACCGTCGCGGATGACGACGCCGTTGATTGAGACGGGTTACCCGCCGGGGATCGTCATCGGGTCCCCACTGTGCGTAGGCGACAAGCAGAACCTAGCTGCTGACGGCCGCACCGACCAGAAATTCTGAGCAGGTCGACAGACACCGCGACCTTGTCCACCGCTGGCACGTGACGATGGACGTTGCGATCCTCACAGGGGCTGACCTGCGGAGCCGGCGCTGATGTGCGCCGATCGCCGTCGCAGGGACGCGATCAGGCTACCGCCCGGATCTAGAGCCGTCGTCCCTGGTTGCTGCCGCGCGAAGCTTGGCGCTCGATCGCTGGGCGAGCGGCGTGGCCGAGTGCGGTCAACGACGACTATCGCGCCGCCCACCGAAGTCAGTCGGTCACCCTGTGTATCGTCTCGCCCGTCGGGGGCGGTCGCCGGGACACCCACGGTGTGACAGGAGCGCGGAGATGTGGGCTCACAGTTCCAATGAGCGGGGGGAGTGGCATGTCCTCTCCGATCATGCCCTGTCCACTGCCGAACTTGCGCAGCGATTCGCTGCGGAGTTCCGCGCAGGCGATCTCGGCTACGCGCTCGGGCTTTTCCATGATGCAGGCAAGGCCTGTTCGTCCTGGCAGGACGGTCTGCGCAAGGCCGACGTGCACAAGGGTGCGGTCGGGGTCCCGCACAAGCAGCTGGGCGCGCACCTCTTGAGTTCCGTTGCCGGCCCGGCGGCGTTGGCGATTCTTGGGCACCACGGCGGTCTCACCGAACTCGGCGCCTTGCACGACCTCTTGGAGACGCAACCGGATCAGGTGACCGTGCGTGCCTTTCTCGCCGAGGTCGAGGACGCCGAGCGCGTGCTGGATCTTCCACCGGGCTCCCTGCTTCCACAGCACTGGCGACGGTCCGAATCGATCCTCGACTTGGGCATCCGGTTGGCGTTCTCGGCCTTGGTGGACGCAGACCATCTCGACACGGCGGCGCATTTCGCAGGTCGTTCCGCACCCGAGGTCCGACCGGACACCGACCTGGCCGTGTTGCGCGACCGGTTCGAGGCCGGGCGTGCGGCGCACCTGGCGCATCGTGATCAGTCTCCACTGGACGACGTCCGTCGACAGGTGTATCGACGTGCGATCGAACATGCCGCCGAGAAGCCGGGGATCTTTCGCATGCCTGCCCCCACCGGAGTGGGGAAGACGCTGGCCGCAGGCGGATTCGCACTGCATCACGCGGCGGAGCACGGAATGCGGCGGGTGATCGTCGCGGTCCCCTTCATCACGGTGACCGAGCAGAACGCCGGGGTCTACCGATCGCTGCTGGGGCCTGATGCGGTGCTGGAACATCACTCGGCAGTGCGGCCTGCTGAGCATTCGACCGATGCCGGGGCGCAGGAACAGCGGCTTCGGGCCGCGGTGGAGAACTGGGACAGCCCGTTCGTCGTGACCACCACCGTGCAGCTCTTCGACTCGTTGTTCGGCCGTAAGTCGTCGCAGATGCGCAAGCTGCACCGGCTGGCCAACGCGGTGGTCGTCTTGGACGAGGTACAGGCGCTTCCCCTGCGAGTGCTCACGCCGATCCTCGATGCACTGCGAATCCTGTCCGAGGAGTTCGGCACGACGGTGTTGTTGACCTCGGCGACGCAGCCGTCGTTTCAGGCTCTCGACGTCTGGAGCGAACTGCGCGTGCACGACGTGGTGGACGAGCCCCGTGAGCTGTTCCGGCAGATGCGTCGGGTGGTGTACCGCTGGTGGCTGGATCCTAGGCCGACCCTCGTCGAGGTGGCCGAGGCGGCGGTCGAACACGATCAGGTGTTGGTCGTGGTGAACACGATCGCCGACGCCCGCGAGATCTATCAATCCTGGGCGGGCCGGGGCTTCGGCGACGTCTTCCATCTGTCGACTCGGATGTATCCGGGTCACCGCAGGCGGGTGCTGGCGACGGTGCAGCGCCTTCTCTCCGAGAAAGAGCCGGTACGGCTGGTGTCGACGCAGCTCATCGAGGCCGGTGTCGACGTCGACTTTCCGGTGGTGTTCCGGGCGTTCGCCCCGGCGGAGGCGTTGCAGCAGGCGGCGGGCCGCGCGAACCGGGAGGGGCGTGCCGAGACGGGCCTGGTGGTGGTCTTCGACGCGGAGGACATGTCCGCTCCGTCGGGCTATCGGATCGGGACGAAGGTGACCGGGGAGGTGTTCGGCCAGCAGGATGCAGGCGTGGTCGACCCGGACGACCTCGACGCGCTGGACGTCTATTACCGCGCGTTGTATCAGCGGTCGAACGCCGAGAACGGCGCTCGGGCGAGGGCGATCCAGGACAACCGGCGCAGGCTCGACTTTCTCTCGGTCGCCGAGGGGCCGCCGCACGCGGGCGGAACGGGTCAGGTTCGGGATTCGACGCTGGCCTTTCGGATGCTCGACGACGACACCGTCCCGGTCGTGGTGACCGAGGACGACGGGACGACGCCCGCCGCCGAACTGGTGGAGCGGCTCGCGCGACATCCCGAGGAGGCGGGGCGGCTGCTGCGCAGACTCCAGCCCTTCGTGGTGTCGCTGCCTCGTCGAGTCGTAGACGACCCGGCCGTGGTGGCGTTGTGTCGGCCGCTCCTCGGTGATCTCTATGAATGGCGCGGTTCCTACGACCGGGCCTACGGCCTTGACACGACAGGTTCGACTGAGCAGGAGGTCTGGTGAGGGAGGAACTATCGCCGTCGGCGTCGGGGGAGCCGCCGGTGAGTGTGCAGGTCTGGGGGCCGGGCGCGTTGTTCACCCGCCCTGAGCTGAAGGCCGAACGGGTGAGCTATCCGGTGATGACGCCGACGGCGGCGATCGGGGTGCTGGAGGCGATCTTCTGGAAGCCGGAGTTCCGGTGGCGGCCGGTGGCGATCGACGTGCTCAACCCGATTCGGCAGTTCACTCAGCGCCGCAACGAGACCACGGATCTGGTGTCGCCGTCGGATGCCTTGCTGCGCCGCCGGACCGTCGACACCGCAGAGAATCGGACGCAACGTCATGCGGTGTGTCTGCGGGACGTGGCCTATCGCATCCATGCGCATGTTGAACTGGAGCCGCATGCCACGAAGAACGAGGCTGCCTACCGCGACCAGTTCCGCAGGCGCGTCGAGCGCGGCCAGTGCTTCCACCAGCCGTATCTGGGAACTCGGGAGTTCAGCGCCTATTTCGGAAAGATCGACGAGCGGGAGCGGATCACCGGCCACTCCGATCTCGGGGTGATGCTGCACAGCGTGCGGCGCAGGGGAGAGGACGTCGCCTTCTCCTGGTTCACCGCGCGACTGGAGAACGGTCGGATGCACATCCCCCGCACCGGAATCACCGCAGCTCAACCAGTGGGGGCATGATGTTGCTGCAGCGCTTGGTGCAGTACGCCGAGGAGACCACCGACAGCGCGCCGTTCCACCGGGAACGGGAGTTCGTCTGGCGGATCGATCTCTTCAGCGACGGCCGCCCGGCCCGTCTGACCGACATCCGAGAACCCGATGCCAAGGGACGGCTCCGGGGATTTCGGGAGTCGACGCCCGCGATGACGCGCTCGATCCAGGTCGCCGCGCAGTTGGGCGCCGACGACGTCCAG
The Actinoalloteichus fjordicus DNA segment above includes these coding regions:
- a CDS encoding 2'-5' RNA ligase family protein; protein product: MADHWWWRPGWRVGRSFWTWHVTFAAQPGVQALVDAYAPCFDGLGGLDPVPVEWLHLTMQGLGFTDEVEHTDVDAIVLAARRRFAEVAPFAVTVGPAGLDPETVHLPVRPAEPLIETRSVLRSAINDVWDHVPERADGWRPHVTLAYSNVSGPAEPIADRLAAHGAHIAEVTVSALSLIELNRDHRQYEWTDVATVGLTGSRSDMATE
- a CDS encoding SRPBCC family protein, which codes for MKYTVSIEIALPRERVVQLLADPAHLPEWLRGLVLHEPLSGTHGQVGTTSRVVMQMGKQKMECTETITRREPVDLHAIPRDIVVHFDREIVGEGMWSAVRDRLTEAGPQSTLWQSENEYRFSGLLMRLVGLLMPGAFRKQSQQHMQDFKAFAEQGQDVRDAEG
- a CDS encoding NUDIX domain-containing protein, whose translation is MNGVVIRDGAVLLLRNERDEWERPGGRLKLGKTPEKGVTREIVE
- a CDS encoding CRISPR-associated helicase/endonuclease Cas3, with product MWAHSSNERGEWHVLSDHALSTAELAQRFAAEFRAGDLGYALGLFHDAGKACSSWQDGLRKADVHKGAVGVPHKQLGAHLLSSVAGPAALAILGHHGGLTELGALHDLLETQPDQVTVRAFLAEVEDAERVLDLPPGSLLPQHWRRSESILDLGIRLAFSALVDADHLDTAAHFAGRSAPEVRPDTDLAVLRDRFEAGRAAHLAHRDQSPLDDVRRQVYRRAIEHAAEKPGIFRMPAPTGVGKTLAAGGFALHHAAEHGMRRVIVAVPFITVTEQNAGVYRSLLGPDAVLEHHSAVRPAEHSTDAGAQEQRLRAAVENWDSPFVVTTTVQLFDSLFGRKSSQMRKLHRLANAVVVLDEVQALPLRVLTPILDALRILSEEFGTTVLLTSATQPSFQALDVWSELRVHDVVDEPRELFRQMRRVVYRWWLDPRPTLVEVAEAAVEHDQVLVVVNTIADAREIYQSWAGRGFGDVFHLSTRMYPGHRRRVLATVQRLLSEKEPVRLVSTQLIEAGVDVDFPVVFRAFAPAEALQQAAGRANREGRAETGLVVVFDAEDMSAPSGYRIGTKVTGEVFGQQDAGVVDPDDLDALDVYYRALYQRSNAENGARARAIQDNRRRLDFLSVAEGPPHAGGTGQVRDSTLAFRMLDDDTVPVVVTEDDGTTPAAELVERLARHPEEAGRLLRRLQPFVVSLPRRVVDDPAVVALCRPLLGDLYEWRGSYDRAYGLDTTGSTEQEVW
- the cas5c gene encoding type I-C CRISPR-associated protein Cas5c: MREELSPSASGEPPVSVQVWGPGALFTRPELKAERVSYPVMTPTAAIGVLEAIFWKPEFRWRPVAIDVLNPIRQFTQRRNETTDLVSPSDALLRRRTVDTAENRTQRHAVCLRDVAYRIHAHVELEPHATKNEAAYRDQFRRRVERGQCFHQPYLGTREFSAYFGKIDERERITGHSDLGVMLHSVRRRGEDVAFSWFTARLENGRMHIPRTGITAAQPVGA